One region of Flavobacterium sp. GSB-24 genomic DNA includes:
- a CDS encoding TonB-dependent receptor, translated as MKKNKHVKMFFLGGNYLKLVLLLFMCILSTTVSAQESSITGKVVDKAGLPLPGVNVHAKGTSKSTQTDFDGNFTISVPAKSTLVFSFIGMDEVSVDTENKKNLKVVLKESSQALDEIIVVGYGTKKKSDVISSVASVKPGDMTKVATSDVGEMLRGKAAGVQVSLADGGPGSSSSIQIRGKKSINGSNEPIVIADGIVIGNINDINANDIASLEILKDAAAQSIYGARASNGVILITTKRGKTGKAKISYNGFSGVQTVNRNFDVYSGEEFAQLKREAYRTSNNGVYRPDNQVFTPLELESVQSGKYIDWEKLVLRTGVTNNHSLSISSGTDKTSIFSSINYINTSGVVPNSDYDKVAMRVNVDQRVRDWLKVGMNVSLQFSESNRPNVGNILNNAINTSPLGQVYNPDGSFRYLPGGIQETPNPLIDVYETNTNELNRNDIMNVFLDINLAKGFTYKLNASRRSWNYKALSFNTSKSLSGIANSGQGSGSITYKDNVEYQLSNILHYNFNLAEKNHFNATGVYEITSSEYSDFSNSASRIPSDILGIYGLESAFLNTPLIGGNERSLISFAGKLEYDFDSKYYFTVSGRADGSSVFGANNKWGFFPAVNAAWNVSNEEFMKEHVPVISNLKLRASYGKVGNQPKDPYQSMATAVQRDYIINGVKVSGYVPGTQLSNPDLRWETSTQLNLAADFGLFKNRLTGTVEVYNTDTSDLLIYETLNANTGYTLKLSNIGKVNNKGLEVTLNGDLIKKKDFRLNVGATFTKNKNSIVSIYGKDADGDGREDDAVGNLWFIGKPIDVYYRYKAVGIYQEGENIPLVTGTTLYPGDIKLYDADPSNGANPNPDQDRVITSKMPDWFGTFSVALEYKQFDFSADIYTVQGITRDNPFLYDYVRGGSLRGVKNGIKQDYWTPENPGGNWPRPRDGNDPPYINTLGLQDASYIRLQNVSVGFKFPESTIKSLGLSNMRLYVTGSNLVTITDYQSYSPEKEIYDYPEPVTCVIGLQVGF; from the coding sequence ATGAAAAAAAACAAACATGTAAAGATGTTTTTTCTTGGAGGAAATTATCTAAAACTAGTTTTATTGCTTTTTATGTGTATTCTCTCAACCACAGTGAGTGCACAAGAAAGTTCGATTACAGGAAAAGTAGTCGATAAGGCCGGACTCCCGCTTCCGGGTGTAAATGTACATGCCAAAGGAACGTCAAAAAGTACACAAACTGATTTCGATGGGAATTTTACAATCAGTGTCCCGGCAAAAAGTACGTTAGTTTTTTCTTTTATCGGAATGGATGAAGTTTCTGTTGATACCGAAAACAAGAAAAATTTAAAAGTAGTATTAAAAGAAAGTTCTCAAGCTCTTGACGAAATTATCGTTGTAGGTTACGGCACGAAAAAGAAAAGTGACGTAATTAGTTCTGTTGCATCGGTAAAACCAGGAGACATGACCAAAGTAGCAACTTCTGATGTTGGTGAAATGCTTAGAGGTAAAGCAGCAGGAGTTCAGGTAAGTTTGGCCGATGGCGGACCGGGAAGTTCTTCTTCAATCCAAATTAGAGGAAAAAAATCTATTAACGGAAGCAACGAACCAATTGTAATCGCCGATGGAATTGTAATCGGAAATATTAATGATATTAATGCGAATGATATTGCTTCTTTAGAAATCTTAAAAGATGCGGCTGCACAATCTATTTATGGAGCAAGAGCATCCAACGGAGTTATTTTGATTACTACCAAAAGAGGAAAAACAGGAAAAGCAAAAATCTCTTATAATGGTTTTTCTGGTGTTCAAACTGTCAATAGAAACTTTGATGTTTACAGTGGAGAAGAATTTGCGCAACTAAAAAGAGAAGCATACAGAACTAGTAATAATGGCGTTTACAGACCAGATAATCAGGTTTTCACTCCATTAGAATTAGAATCTGTTCAATCTGGAAAATATATTGATTGGGAAAAATTGGTTTTGAGAACAGGCGTAACCAATAACCATAGTTTGAGTATTTCATCTGGAACAGATAAAACAAGTATATTTTCAAGCATCAACTACATTAATACTTCAGGAGTAGTTCCAAATTCAGACTATGATAAAGTAGCAATGAGGGTAAATGTTGATCAAAGAGTTAGAGATTGGTTAAAAGTAGGAATGAATGTTTCGCTTCAATTCTCAGAATCAAATCGTCCGAATGTGGGTAACATTTTAAATAATGCTATAAATACATCGCCGTTAGGGCAGGTTTATAATCCAGACGGCTCTTTCCGTTATCTTCCGGGAGGAATTCAGGAAACACCAAACCCGCTTATTGATGTTTATGAAACCAACACAAATGAATTGAATAGAAATGATATCATGAATGTCTTTCTGGATATTAATCTGGCAAAAGGTTTTACCTATAAATTGAATGCCAGCCGAAGATCGTGGAATTATAAAGCTTTGTCATTTAATACCTCAAAATCGCTTTCTGGAATTGCTAACTCAGGACAGGGAAGCGGCAGCATTACCTATAAAGACAATGTAGAATATCAGTTAAGTAATATTTTGCATTACAACTTCAACTTAGCCGAAAAAAATCATTTTAATGCAACTGGGGTTTATGAAATTACCTCATCGGAGTACAGTGATTTTAGTAATTCAGCGAGCAGAATTCCAAGTGATATTTTAGGAATTTATGGTTTAGAAAGTGCTTTCTTAAATACACCTTTAATTGGAGGAAACGAAAGATCTCTTATTTCGTTTGCAGGAAAATTAGAATATGATTTTGACAGTAAATATTATTTCACAGTTTCAGGAAGAGCCGATGGATCTTCAGTATTTGGAGCGAATAATAAATGGGGATTTTTTCCAGCGGTAAATGCAGCATGGAATGTTTCTAATGAAGAGTTCATGAAAGAACACGTTCCGGTTATCAGTAATTTAAAATTAAGAGCAAGTTATGGTAAAGTAGGTAACCAGCCAAAAGATCCTTACCAAAGTATGGCAACTGCTGTGCAGAGAGATTATATTATTAATGGTGTAAAAGTTTCAGGATATGTGCCAGGCACGCAATTATCGAATCCCGATTTAAGATGGGAAACCTCAACACAACTCAACCTTGCAGCCGATTTTGGTCTATTCAAAAACAGATTAACAGGTACAGTTGAGGTTTATAATACTGACACTTCAGATTTGCTGATTTATGAAACATTAAATGCCAACACGGGATATACTTTGAAACTTTCAAATATTGGAAAAGTAAACAATAAAGGTCTGGAGGTTACTTTGAACGGAGACTTAATTAAAAAGAAAGATTTCAGATTAAATGTTGGAGCAACTTTCACTAAGAATAAAAACAGCATAGTAAGTATCTACGGAAAAGATGCAGATGGCGACGGAAGAGAAGATGATGCCGTTGGAAACTTATGGTTTATTGGAAAACCAATTGATGTTTATTACCGATACAAAGCAGTTGGAATTTATCAGGAAGGCGAAAATATTCCGCTCGTTACAGGAACAACTTTGTATCCTGGAGATATCAAATTATATGACGCAGATCCGTCAAATGGTGCCAATCCAAATCCGGATCAGGACAGAGTGATCACTTCCAAAATGCCGGATTGGTTTGGTACTTTCTCTGTGGCTTTAGAATACAAACAATTCGATTTCTCAGCAGATATTTATACAGTTCAAGGCATTACAAGAGACAATCCATTTTTATATGATTATGTAAGAGGAGGATCTTTAAGAGGTGTGAAAAACGGTATCAAACAAGACTATTGGACACCAGAAAATCCGGGAGGAAACTGGCCAAGACCAAGAGATGGAAATGATCCGCCTTACATCAATACTTTAGGATTACAAGACGCTTCATACATTCGTCTTCAAAACGTTTCGGTTGGATTTAAATTTCCAGAAAGTACAATTAAATCTTTAGGATTAAGCAATATGAGACTTTATGTAACAGGAAGCAACTTGGTTACCATTACAGATTACCAGTCTTATAGTCCAGAAAAAGAAATATACGATTATCCTGAACCTGTTACTTGTGTTATTGGCTTACAAGTAGGTTTTTAA
- a CDS encoding AAA family ATPase, which yields MEISNRNKKEILDILIKSQTDFLGDQHNTWTNNNFDFLKSIWDISTMPSEDSRYPNAAGDIYQHMINNNDWDLEYLFEIRLKIYEDNDVFIKFIEAVVSPVYRKDEDDILLYVIQVNSILSRDKLQLALFDYNETGKPVYRVYPQEEVEDIPLDIKRNDIVFLVANGRFGEKRLFDNSKNEYLILKYFNWDDFYNKTSFTLYYRKNDVETKIGNVKIMCNEEQETIKVIPSNFLMLSSNYCSLGQDMEFYTNLKSFFPYSFEDILYAIGDCAFFSEKLEKFDHLHGFKKSLIREDDAERTLRLAKYVINNYDLKNLFSFDYKFTPKYSKESINVKFDFSDSDILSNRIYAIIGKNGTGKTQLLTSLPLNISKSEEEYFYPRVPIFSKMISVSYSIFDRFKIPEKTSKFNYLYCGLKNEKGEFITERGLVLRFHNTWKKIEESERIDKWRTILSNFIEPEILNEFLIKRESITSFYNTFKVDIEGFNRIKDRLSSGQNILLYIITEITAHIRLDSLILYDEPETHLHPNAISQLINTIYELVNEFQSYCIIGTHSPLIIQELLSKNVYIIERNGNIPDIRRIGIESFGENLTTLTDDVFGNREIPKQYKKIIDEKAFIGMSFEEIISLLQFDEMPLSLNTRLYIKSKTQQ from the coding sequence ATGGAAATTTCAAATAGAAATAAAAAAGAAATATTAGATATTCTTATAAAAAGTCAAACCGATTTTTTGGGTGATCAACATAATACTTGGACAAATAATAATTTTGACTTCCTAAAAAGTATTTGGGATATTTCAACAATGCCATCTGAAGATTCCAGATACCCAAATGCTGCTGGGGATATTTATCAGCATATGATCAATAATAACGATTGGGATTTAGAGTATTTATTTGAGATTAGACTGAAAATATATGAAGACAATGATGTGTTTATAAAGTTTATTGAGGCTGTTGTATCTCCAGTTTACAGAAAAGATGAGGATGATATTCTATTGTATGTTATACAGGTTAACAGTATTCTTAGCAGAGACAAATTACAATTGGCCCTTTTTGACTATAATGAAACAGGAAAACCAGTTTACAGAGTTTACCCTCAAGAAGAGGTTGAAGACATTCCACTTGACATAAAAAGAAATGATATTGTATTCCTTGTTGCTAACGGCAGATTTGGGGAAAAGAGGCTATTTGATAATTCCAAAAATGAATACCTCATTTTGAAATATTTTAATTGGGACGATTTTTATAATAAAACATCATTTACTCTATATTACAGAAAAAATGATGTTGAAACAAAAATTGGCAACGTTAAAATAATGTGTAATGAAGAACAAGAAACAATAAAAGTTATTCCTTCAAATTTTTTAATGCTATCATCAAACTACTGTTCTTTAGGACAGGATATGGAATTTTATACTAATTTAAAGTCTTTTTTTCCGTATAGTTTTGAAGATATACTTTATGCAATTGGAGATTGTGCTTTTTTTTCTGAAAAACTCGAAAAATTTGACCATCTCCATGGTTTTAAAAAATCTTTAATTAGAGAAGATGATGCCGAAAGAACATTAAGACTAGCTAAATATGTCATTAATAATTATGATTTAAAAAATCTATTTTCATTTGATTATAAGTTTACACCAAAATATTCAAAAGAGTCAATTAATGTTAAATTTGATTTTAGTGATAGCGATATTCTTTCTAATAGGATTTATGCTATAATAGGTAAAAACGGCACAGGGAAGACACAACTTTTAACTTCTTTACCTCTTAATATTTCAAAAAGTGAAGAGGAATATTTTTATCCAAGAGTTCCTATATTCAGCAAAATGATTTCTGTTTCATATAGCATTTTTGATCGATTTAAAATCCCAGAAAAAACGTCTAAATTTAATTATTTGTATTGTGGCTTGAAAAATGAGAAAGGTGAATTTATTACTGAAAGAGGTTTAGTTTTAAGGTTTCATAATACGTGGAAGAAGATAGAGGAAAGCGAAAGAATTGACAAATGGAGAACAATTTTATCTAATTTCATTGAACCAGAAATTTTGAATGAATTTTTAATCAAACGTGAATCCATCACATCATTTTATAATACTTTTAAGGTTGACATAGAAGGTTTTAATCGAATTAAAGATAGATTAAGCTCTGGTCAAAATATTTTATTGTATATCATAACAGAAATAACAGCACATATTAGATTGGATTCTTTAATCCTTTACGATGAACCCGAAACTCATTTACATCCAAACGCTATTTCTCAACTAATTAATACTATTTATGAGCTAGTAAATGAATTTCAATCGTATTGTATAATTGGAACTCACTCACCATTAATAATTCAAGAATTATTATCTAAAAATGTTTATATAATTGAGCGCAATGGAAACATTCCAGATATTAGAAGAATTGGGATAGAGTCGTTTGGAGAAAATTTAACAACTTTAACGGATGATGTTTTTGGTAACCGAGAAATTCCAAAACAGTATAAAAAAATAATTGATGAAAAAGCTTTCATAGGAATGTCGTTTGAAGAAATTATTTCTTTACTTCAATTTGATGAAATGCCTCTAAGTTTGAATACAAGATTGTATATTAAAAGCAAGACACAACAATAA
- a CDS encoding PKD domain-containing protein, whose product MTIKLNHIAKLKYFLLVLFASLFSCEDDVREVYLYKKGELKAESTNTSVKAGQTITYTDSSTKVRAVKWTFQGGSPGSSIEPNVEVKYAKGGTFTTTLEITFVDNTTQKKTFNVEVEAPATPPIVIPADALKIYSENPDFTKTAPVLNWVSSNQFVIKEVAADGYEGAFRNFSLPAAPPAAEAKWAMAILSFVNFTDISSYTHINMAVRTTSTGKIRFRMKDASNTGYVEFDATSNLYGLKRDGSWNMVKIPIADYKKQNPSLDLTKIKDILVLRSVDPEDVRALNNYIFDIDHIYLSK is encoded by the coding sequence ATGACTATAAAACTAAATCATATCGCTAAATTGAAATATTTCCTTTTAGTACTTTTTGCAAGTTTGTTTTCCTGTGAAGATGATGTACGCGAAGTATATCTTTATAAAAAAGGAGAATTAAAAGCAGAATCCACCAATACCTCTGTTAAAGCAGGACAAACCATTACGTATACCGATTCGTCGACAAAAGTACGTGCTGTAAAATGGACTTTTCAAGGCGGCTCTCCAGGTTCTTCTATCGAGCCGAATGTTGAGGTAAAATATGCAAAAGGCGGTACTTTTACAACCACTTTAGAAATTACATTTGTAGACAATACCACTCAAAAGAAAACTTTTAATGTTGAGGTTGAAGCGCCTGCGACTCCGCCAATTGTTATTCCGGCTGATGCCCTTAAAATTTATTCTGAAAATCCTGATTTCACAAAAACAGCTCCTGTCCTAAACTGGGTTTCAAGCAATCAATTTGTAATTAAAGAAGTTGCAGCTGATGGTTATGAAGGAGCTTTTAGAAATTTTTCTCTTCCAGCAGCACCGCCTGCAGCAGAAGCTAAATGGGCGATGGCAATTCTATCGTTTGTAAATTTCACGGATATTTCTTCTTACACGCATATCAATATGGCGGTAAGAACTACCAGCACTGGAAAAATCAGATTTAGAATGAAAGATGCTTCCAACACTGGATATGTTGAATTTGATGCCACAAGTAATTTATACGGACTAAAAAGAGACGGCAGCTGGAACATGGTTAAAATTCCAATCGCTGATTACAAAAAACAAAATCCGTCATTAGACTTGACAAAAATCAAAGATATTTTGGTTTTAAGAAGTGTTGATCCAGAAGATGTAAGAGCTTTAAATAACTACATTTTTGATATTGATCATATCTATTTATCTAAATAA
- a CDS encoding IS3 family transposase, translated as MSRKGDCRDNAVAKSFFKSLKTELVYRSKLISREVMELEIFEYIEIWYNKKSRHSALNYKTIEEFNKLTNYKNVA; from the coding sequence ATGAGCCGCAAAGGAGACTGCAGGGATAATGCAGTTGCTAAAAGTTTTTTCAAATCTTTAAAAACGGAATTGGTTTATCGAAGTAAACTAATTTCTAGAGAAGTGATGGAACTTGAAATTTTTGAATACATCGAAATTTGGTACAATAAAAAAAGTAGGCATTCGGCTTTGAACTATAAAACCATTGAAGAATTTAATAAACTAACTAATTACAAAAATGTAGCTTAA
- a CDS encoding endo-1,4-beta-xylanase has translation MINKQYILGLLTVLLFASCSNDEKVVFINADEDGGTGNPNPITQTLKEKAKFKVGAAVKMKDLQGEANYKNAVLKHYSQITAEFEMKMASIWSSSTAYNFTAADYLVGFAKDNNMEVHGHTLVWYDSFPEWFKNAKYDSIAFESKVKIYITDVVGRYKGRVKSWDVVNEVFADGGALRNETVIKPIFNDPIGFYGRCFKYAKAADPDAKLFYNDYSVVLDGGKRAAIKKMVTRFKANGIPIDGVGDQFHYSTDTNRQTMKTGFTDMASTGLLIHISELDIKVNTAKSDSYVFTDAEAQKQAETYKYITTMYEELPQTQKFAISTWGVTDKYTWLTGFWHSKEYPLLLDADYNKKPAYQGFLDGLK, from the coding sequence ATGATAAATAAACAATATATTTTAGGTCTATTAACTGTTTTGCTATTTGCTTCTTGCAGCAACGACGAAAAAGTAGTTTTTATAAATGCAGATGAAGACGGCGGTACAGGCAATCCAAATCCAATTACTCAAACCTTAAAAGAAAAAGCAAAGTTTAAGGTTGGTGCAGCGGTTAAAATGAAAGATTTACAAGGAGAAGCCAATTATAAAAATGCAGTTTTAAAACATTACAGCCAGATTACGGCTGAGTTCGAAATGAAAATGGCTAGTATCTGGTCATCTTCAACAGCCTATAATTTTACAGCCGCCGATTATTTAGTTGGTTTTGCAAAAGACAATAATATGGAAGTGCACGGACATACTTTAGTCTGGTACGATTCCTTTCCAGAATGGTTTAAAAATGCAAAATACGATTCCATTGCATTTGAGTCAAAAGTCAAAATTTACATTACAGATGTTGTCGGTCGTTACAAAGGCAGAGTAAAAAGCTGGGATGTTGTAAATGAAGTTTTTGCCGACGGCGGAGCTTTAAGAAATGAAACCGTAATAAAACCAATTTTTAATGACCCAATAGGTTTTTACGGCAGATGTTTTAAATATGCAAAAGCTGCAGATCCAGATGCTAAATTATTTTACAACGATTACAGTGTAGTTCTGGATGGTGGAAAAAGAGCTGCCATTAAAAAAATGGTAACCAGATTCAAAGCAAACGGAATTCCAATCGATGGTGTAGGAGATCAATTTCACTATTCAACAGATACAAACAGACAAACCATGAAAACTGGGTTTACTGATATGGCTTCCACAGGATTGTTAATTCATATTTCAGAATTAGACATCAAAGTAAACACAGCTAAATCGGACTCGTATGTTTTTACAGATGCCGAAGCACAAAAACAAGCTGAAACCTATAAATACATCACAACGATGTACGAAGAATTGCCTCAAACCCAAAAATTCGCCATCTCAACTTGGGGCGTAACCGACAAATATACTTGGTTAACCGGTTTTTGGCACTCAAAAGAGTACCCGTTACTCCTAGATGCCGACTATAATAAGAAACCAGCTTATCAAGGATTTTTAGATGGATTGAAATAG
- a CDS encoding glycoside hydrolase family 2 TIM barrel-domain containing protein: MKKIVMLCCTFLLMGKAMAQEIPLVSNISSRNNITLNGKWSYIVDPLENGYYDYRLMPFKNNGFFENKKWNTTDLTEYNFATSATMDIPSDWNSKDERLFFYEGTVWFQKDFNYQKNSQSKGILHFGAVNYDAKVYVNGKLAGTHVGGYTPFNFDVTDLLVDGNNFVVVKVDNKRHKDNVPTVNMDWWNYGGITRDVTLAQVPNTYIEDYLVQLDKKEKGKISGWIKLNSETANQSVSVSIPELKIKKNVTTDAKGMAYFEIKANPILWTPEKPKLYEVKISKADENIADQIGFRTIETKGKEILLNGKKVFLRGISIHEEAPFRSGRAWSEEDAVTLLTWAKELGCNYVRLAHYPHNEKMVKEAEKMGLMIWSEVPVYWTISWTNPDTYANAERQLHDMIYRDKNRCGIVIWSIANETPHGDDRDIFLSKLAKYARTQDNSRLISMAMEVTKSPNNVNTLHDNMNEYVDIVSFNQYLGWYRGTNESCKDMQWVIPYNKPVIISEFGGEALQGRHGDKKERWNEEYQEELYIQNTQMFNRIEGLAGVSPWILVDFRSPRRQLPNIQDFFNRKGLISDQGIKKKAFYVMKDWYTQKEAEYK; encoded by the coding sequence ATGAAAAAAATTGTAATGCTGTGCTGTACTTTTCTGCTGATGGGGAAAGCAATGGCGCAGGAAATTCCGTTAGTTTCCAACATTTCATCGAGGAACAATATTACCTTAAACGGAAAATGGAGTTATATCGTAGACCCGCTCGAAAACGGATATTACGATTACCGTTTAATGCCGTTTAAAAACAACGGATTCTTCGAAAATAAGAAATGGAATACCACAGATTTAACCGAATATAATTTTGCGACTTCTGCCACGATGGATATCCCGTCTGACTGGAATAGTAAAGACGAAAGATTGTTTTTTTACGAAGGAACAGTTTGGTTTCAGAAAGACTTCAATTACCAAAAGAATTCTCAAAGCAAAGGTATTCTTCATTTTGGAGCAGTCAATTACGACGCTAAGGTTTATGTAAACGGAAAACTGGCAGGAACTCACGTTGGCGGTTATACACCATTCAATTTTGATGTAACCGATTTATTGGTGGACGGCAATAATTTTGTGGTAGTAAAAGTCGACAACAAACGCCATAAAGATAATGTCCCGACCGTAAATATGGATTGGTGGAATTACGGCGGTATTACAAGAGACGTGACTTTAGCGCAAGTCCCGAATACTTATATAGAAGATTATTTGGTACAATTGGACAAAAAAGAAAAAGGAAAAATTTCCGGCTGGATAAAGTTGAATAGTGAAACAGCGAACCAATCTGTTTCGGTTTCGATTCCTGAATTAAAAATCAAAAAGAACGTTACTACTGATGCCAAAGGAATGGCGTATTTTGAAATTAAAGCCAATCCTATTTTATGGACGCCAGAAAAACCAAAATTATATGAAGTAAAGATTAGCAAAGCCGATGAAAATATCGCAGATCAAATTGGTTTTAGAACTATAGAAACCAAAGGAAAAGAGATTCTGTTAAACGGAAAAAAGGTCTTTTTACGCGGTATTAGTATTCACGAAGAAGCGCCTTTCAGATCTGGAAGAGCTTGGTCAGAAGAAGATGCTGTTACTTTATTGACTTGGGCAAAAGAATTAGGCTGTAACTATGTTCGTCTGGCGCACTATCCGCATAACGAAAAAATGGTAAAAGAGGCTGAAAAAATGGGATTGATGATCTGGTCTGAAGTTCCAGTTTATTGGACCATTTCATGGACGAATCCAGACACTTACGCGAATGCAGAACGTCAATTGCACGATATGATTTACAGAGATAAAAATCGCTGCGGCATTGTAATCTGGTCAATTGCAAATGAAACGCCGCATGGAGATGACAGAGATATTTTCTTAAGTAAGTTGGCCAAATATGCTCGTACACAAGATAATTCTCGTTTAATCAGTATGGCGATGGAAGTAACCAAAAGTCCGAACAATGTTAATACACTTCACGATAATATGAACGAATATGTAGACATTGTGAGTTTCAACCAATATTTAGGCTGGTACAGAGGAACCAACGAATCGTGCAAAGACATGCAATGGGTAATTCCGTATAACAAGCCGGTTATCATCAGCGAATTTGGAGGCGAAGCTTTGCAAGGTCGTCACGGCGATAAAAAGGAACGCTGGAACGAAGAATATCAAGAAGAATTATATATTCAAAACACACAGATGTTCAATCGTATCGAAGGTTTAGCAGGAGTTTCTCCCTGGATTTTAGTCGATTTCAGATCACCAAGAAGACAATTGCCAAACATTCAGGATTTCTTCAACCGTAAAGGTTTAATCTCCGATCAAGGAATTAAAAAGAAAGCTTTTTATGTAATGAAAGATTGGTACACTCAGAAAGAAGCCGAATATAAATAA
- a CDS encoding helix-turn-helix transcriptional regulator: protein MSETIQQKVGKRIVEIRTQKNISQQELASKCNFEKSNMSRLEKGNANATLSTLEKVCDALQIEYIELFKF from the coding sequence ATGAGCGAAACCATACAACAGAAAGTAGGAAAGAGAATTGTAGAAATTAGAACACAAAAAAATATTTCCCAACAAGAATTGGCATCCAAATGCAATTTTGAAAAAAGTAATATGTCTAGATTGGAGAAAGGAAATGCAAATGCGACGCTTTCTACTCTCGAGAAAGTATGCGATGCATTACAAATAGAATACATTGAATTGTTTAAATTTTAG
- a CDS encoding RagB/SusD family nutrient uptake outer membrane protein: MKNINFLFVLIFGLSLGLTSCEDFLEETVKDQVSVDYVYSSPAGLEVGVNALYNQMRFYNLPSGDNSDLWANVFFMVATDLGLHRTWNTPYGTGHNPQSFTGSKWIQGYKIIDRCSAIITAARSIQMDEATKKRLVAQARVIRGELYLDLKQMYGGILIDTIPTTPQNINDPVEYKVASDADVYRLIDADLDYAIANLPFKVDPGRYGQGVARHIRGKSALWQQDWAGAAAQFDAIINDGTHGLVALADVWGQNGNHKESLFTYQKDFLLGPDDNLAGGGGSWLSSVFTHRTYELNTSELVQDVAYGGQALGWFYPNNYLKSLYDQTNDLRFKTYYYSDNYQDYKINVPGNPKFGQPITNPAIAAPNGNYRAWHWSLKKYHDTEKLPMTSNSYKDYMYYRLAETYLLASEAYHNLGNDTKALAYLNKVRRRGYTGNPESTVTTFDLTAWTLNNYLDESARELAFENNRWFLLKRLGLLVERQNLYFRSSPSGTITGEVPLKMTPAMINMPIPQSQIDLMGKPEGFNVGYN; encoded by the coding sequence ATGAAAAATATAAATTTTCTATTTGTTTTGATATTCGGGCTTTCTTTAGGACTTACTTCGTGCGAAGATTTTCTAGAGGAAACGGTAAAAGATCAAGTTTCTGTAGATTATGTCTACAGTTCTCCAGCAGGATTAGAAGTTGGAGTTAATGCACTATACAACCAGATGCGTTTCTATAATCTGCCTTCTGGAGACAACAGTGATTTGTGGGCCAATGTATTCTTTATGGTAGCCACAGATTTAGGGTTGCACAGAACGTGGAATACACCATACGGTACAGGTCATAATCCGCAGTCGTTCACAGGTTCGAAATGGATTCAGGGCTATAAGATTATCGACAGATGTTCGGCAATTATCACTGCGGCAAGATCAATTCAAATGGATGAAGCGACTAAGAAAAGATTAGTAGCGCAGGCAAGAGTTATTAGAGGTGAATTGTATTTGGATTTAAAACAAATGTATGGCGGTATTTTAATCGATACAATTCCAACAACACCTCAAAATATTAACGATCCAGTAGAATACAAAGTAGCAAGCGACGCAGATGTTTACAGATTAATCGATGCTGATTTGGATTATGCAATTGCCAATCTTCCTTTTAAAGTAGATCCAGGACGTTACGGGCAGGGTGTTGCACGACATATTCGTGGTAAAAGTGCTTTATGGCAGCAAGACTGGGCAGGTGCGGCGGCGCAGTTTGATGCTATTATCAATGACGGAACTCACGGTTTAGTTGCACTTGCAGATGTTTGGGGACAAAACGGAAATCATAAAGAATCTCTTTTTACCTATCAAAAAGACTTTTTATTAGGTCCTGATGATAATTTAGCCGGGGGCGGCGGTTCTTGGCTGAGCAGTGTTTTTACTCATAGAACTTATGAATTGAATACCAGCGAATTGGTTCAGGATGTGGCGTACGGAGGTCAGGCTTTAGGCTGGTTTTACCCAAATAATTATTTGAAATCACTTTATGATCAAACAAACGACTTGAGGTTTAAAACCTATTATTATTCCGATAATTATCAGGATTACAAAATCAATGTTCCAGGAAATCCAAAATTCGGACAGCCAATTACAAATCCGGCAATCGCGGCTCCAAATGGAAATTACAGAGCTTGGCATTGGAGTTTGAAAAAATACCACGATACGGAAAAACTGCCAATGACTTCAAACAGTTACAAAGATTATATGTATTACAGATTGGCAGAAACGTATTTGTTGGCTTCTGAAGCTTATCACAATTTAGGAAACGATACCAAAGCCCTTGCGTATTTAAATAAAGTGAGAAGAAGAGGTTATACCGGAAATCCTGAAAGTACCGTAACCACTTTTGATTTAACAGCTTGGACTTTAAATAATTATTTAGACGAATCGGCTAGAGAATTAGCATTTGAAAACAACAGATGGTTTCTCTTAAAAAGACTTGGACTTTTGGTAGAAAGACAGAATTTATATTTCCGTTCAAGTCCGTCTGGAACTATTACCGGAGAAGTGCCCTTAAAAATGACTCCTGCAATGATCAATATGCCGATTCCACAAAGTCAAATCGATTTGATGGGAAAACCAGAAGGATTTAATGTAGGATACAATTAA